GGTGGTGGATGAGTTATCTTCACCGAAATTGTCGCCAACATTATCATTACTattacttttattattattgttactAGCTTGAACTACTGATTCTCCCGTTTGATTTTCCGCTTCCTTCACTTCTCCCGGTTCACCATGAGAGCAAAAATTACCCATTGTAGTACGGGAAGAAAAAGATAAAAGAGAGGTCGTACAGTGATggtgggaggaggaggaggaaatgGTGGGGGTGGTGGATGTAATTGCTTTTAAGAATGCAAATTTTTTCAATTCTTAATGCATAAAATTATAAACATGTATATGGGAATACAagatactccctccattcccttatataagtcattctagggtatttcacaaaaattaagaaatatataaattaactaaaaaaaactcTCTCTCATGTATGTCACTATTGGGGAATAAGCATTGCAATATTAAAAAACATATGtaccaatacaaaaaaaattaatatttagaccaaaaaactaaactaaaagctaTCGGAAtcctaaaatgacttatatttggagaaaaaactaatttattaGAATGTCATATATAAGGGAATGGAGGAAGTAGTTAATTTTTCAGGTGGAAAAAGATAGGACACAAGTGGATTTTTGGTGTAATAAACAGATGATTGATTAAGAGGATTTTTAGGAGAATTAATTAAGAGTGTATTAGTTAATTAAAACTTAATGTTGAATTAGTTTTCTTTTAGGGTTTGAAAATTTTACGTCACTGCGAAGACTAAGGTTGAGAAaattttacttttgtgtatTTAAGTAATTATGTTTCATTCAAGGTTAATATTTTGGCATTAATAATAGATTATTAGTAGTTAATTTATTACAATTTCATTTATGGGATATTTATTGTTCTAATATATAAACTTAGTTATGTTTCATTTAAGGTTGATATTTACACATAATTATGTTTTGACATTAACAATAGATTAGTACTCCTTCCGATGTTTAACGTATGTCATTTTACGATTATTAATTCGTTCTTGATGTGGTACAATATAACTTAAGCTCACTGGGACTCTTAAGTgtttgaaataaaaaagaaaaaatgatatttattcATAGTGTAACACCTAACCTATGTCACATTAACATTCCCTGATGCGatctttcttctaaaataaatcTGAGATATCTTAAACTTTGGGCCCACTATTGGTAGGAATAGCACGTCTCTATCAAAGATATATTCATCCAGATTGTAAGATTTTTATTCGATGTCATTTTAAAATGATCAATTATTTGATTTTGACATTAAGGTTGCAAAAGGAAGTAAATATGTTTTGGTTTGATGCCTAAATTATTTGATGATACAAAATTATAAATCAAAACAACATCTTTTCTTTTGctagattatatatatatatacacactttAGATATACAAAGCATACAAAAAAACGAATTTTACTATAATGCATTTTTCATTTTAGTTGTAGATACAAAACATATAAGATAATCATacatcattttttctttttgtatttgttttttGGGGTTTACAAGGTCAAACGTGTAAAACCTAGCTAGTCATATATATAGTTAGTAATCTTCACCTAGATCCTAAATAACCAAATAAATTTGGTTATTCGCCATTAGATCtaggttaaaaaataaaaaataaaactagtTTATAATGTTAGCAACAATATCCTTAATTGTGTATACATGAGAAGAGAATAACACCACAAACAATAAGAAATTCTAATACATTCCTAAAGTTAGTTCTCTTCTGAAACTGCATTCATCAAACTTCACACAAGGTAAAATTCTCATCACCCTTAAAGCACCTCCGGTAAAAAAAATTACGGCAAATTTCACCCGATATCCCTCCTTTCCTCAAAGCTTCTATTTTATGTGCATCTTCTACCGCTTTTCCAAACACTATACTTGATCTTCCCCAAAATGAGAAACATTAAACAAATACATCGTCACGCCTTTTCTTTGGATTAGCTTCTGGATTTCCTTTCTTCATCATTGCAACAAATTCATCATAGTTGATATTTCCGTCCTAAAAACACAAAAGTTCCATTTTTAGAACAATTCTAGTAAACAGAGGATAAAATCTAAATATGTACTTCTTAAAAGTTTTAGGCTAtactattttttttgaaacataaATGGTGATTTCCCACGAAGAATGGGGAATAAGGAAATGGGAAAAAGATTTTTATAACATCTATAAATGGGGAATGAGGATCCCCGCAAGGATGGAGATGGAGACAAAACTGTCTCCGTTTAACTCGCGGGGATAGGAAATGCATTCGTTGCCCCGGCCCATAAGTAAAATGGtttagagaaaagaaaagattaaTTTCATTATAACCAATATTTGCTCTGGAGATTACATTATCAGCATCAACTTCTGAAATGACTTCCTTGATGTCTCTTCCATCATGCATTCCAAATTCACGTAGTACTTGTTCTAGCTCGTCCATTGTGATATATCTAAGACATATAAACACCACATAGAACAAAATTAGTAACTAtactttataaaaaatttctatgtccgtgcaacatagatgaAAAAATACTTGagttgttattgttgttattaccCGCTATTATCTTTATCAAAATGCTGGAAGGCTGTGTAAAGATGTTCTTCCCTATCCATTCGGTTCATATGCATGGTCGCTGTTATAAATTCATCATAGTCTATCGTTCCATTGCCATCCGCATCAGCCTGTAGTTTCCCACACATGGGAATaagaaacaacaacaaaaaatgtTCTGCTATATGCAAGAACTACTAATGGTCTGCAATTATAAATTACaagttaatatttttaaaaagctGCCATTATATGTAAATAGGTCAAACTTTCACACTTATAAATGGCTTTTTAGCTTTAGAACCGACTAATGAATGTTCGGTCACCCGTTCATATTTGCTTCATGTTCTAAATAGTTTGGGCGTGAAGGGAGTGTCACGTTGACTTAACATGTGAAGCAATTCTCCCCTATGAGGTCGTGCGAGTGAGTTAGGTCTTTGTTTACAACATGAGACGTAGAAATATTTAGGCGAAACAGAAGGATTGAATTACTTACTGCTTCTAACAATTGTTTGACTTCATATTCGGATAGTTTAGTGCCTTGCTTAGCTAGTCCATGCTTCAACTCCTCAAGAGTTATTGTGCCACTATTATCACTGTCTATGCCCTTGAACATTTCTTTCAATCCCATTATTTCTTCCTCGGACAAACATCCAGCAATAACCTAGGTGAATAGAAGCGAAATTATATATGGTTTcttttaaataaacaaataggTTAAAGAGAAATTCTATAGTGGACCGAAACCAGTACTGGTCCCTCCACTTAGATGATGCCACATCAACAGTTGGAATGATGTGGCATCATCTGAATGGAAGGGATCTATACTGGTTACGATCCATAGTAGAATTTTTCTAGGTTAAGAGTGATTGGTTAATTTTTTAGTACCCTTAGAGCAACTTTTTTGAATTTATTCATTGCTTTGAATTGTTTGAGTCTACTCAATACTGCACAATCAAGAGGAGTATCAGGTGCTTCTCCATCCTCCTTGATCCATGGATGACCTATTGAAAAATTCAATTTTAGTTGACGATTTAACTCCAAATATATGTAGTTGCACGAAAACGTAAATTGACATGGAAACGAAAACCGAGAAACGATGTTTGTTCAAAATATACAAAtagaaatttgaaaaaaaaaacaaaaaatataaggGTATATATACTGTTATTAGAATCTTATGATTCAAGTATGATTCGATTCGATCCAGCTCTATTTCGAGCTGAATCGAAATTGTAATAAAATCTTAGGATTCGTTATTCGAGTCATACGATTAGATtcgattcagctctatttcAAGATGGATCTTCATCACTGTTCATCAAAACCTTCACCAACACTAACTACTAAATCCACTATTatctagtttaatttttatttatcaagCTATCAACTAAGTTGACAACAAGGCCAAAAAAGAGCCAGAAGCTCAACCTCTCCATCTCCACTAAGTTATTAAACATAGTCTGATTTGTGAATTCGTTTTATTAGGATCGCATTTACACTAGATTTCAATTGTAAGTACTTGGTTGCTATGATTTTTTAGTGgcattaaaattgcatttctagactaatatttgataatattttgagtTCAACATGATAAATATTTCagaaacatgaaaaaacgtTTCGAAACCAAAGTTTCGGAGCAAGAGAATGGGGTTGAAAGTAGATATACTTACTTAGAACTTGAATGGCAGTCAACCTTTGTTTAGGGTCTGAATTCAACATCTTCCTAACAAGATCCTTTGCTTGAGGTGAGATTGCAGGCCATGGATCGGTAGAGAAATCAATATGGCCACGTAAAATTGCATTGAAAATTCCATGTTCAGATTCTGTCAAAgttcattttaattttcttaattttagaattatactaactaaataaaattattattattgaggaaaataataataataatttaccAGCCCAAAAAGGTGGAACACCACAGAGAAGAATGTATAACATAACTCCAATACTCCATATATCAGCTTCTGGTCCATATCTTCTTTTCAATACTTCAGGTGCTATATAATATGCACTaccaactatatccttgaataCTTCTCCTGTTATAGGGACAATATCGTCAacgataatatatataaaagttattCTCGTACTTTACATAACAACGGGCAAGAGAAAAGGTCTAGAGGTGCAATTACAACATCCTAACTTTCTTCATAGGTGCCTGAAACTACCTCTCACATTATAGATTTTAATGGTCGAGGTGCAATGGACTTCCCTTGCACCCCTTCATCACTGGACACGATACCTAAGAGCCTGGTTGGAAATTCAAATTTTGATAATCATATGTTGTATACGAAGTCCAAGGTTACATATCAACTTAAACTATTAGGTCAACTGATTCTTTTGCACGATCAATGGTGGACGAAGGGAAAATATGTTTGGAGGTGCAATTACAACATCATAACTTTCTTTCCAAATGCCTAGAACTACCTCTCACATTATAGATTTTAATGGTCGGGGTGCAATGGACTTCCCTTGCACCCCTTCATCACTGGACACGATACCCAAGAGCCTCTTATACCAAGTGGTTGGAAATTCAAATTTTGATAATCATGTGTTGTATACGAAGTCCAAGGTTACATATCAACTTAAACTATTAGGTCAGCTGATTCTTTGGCACGCTCAATGGGGGACGAAGGGAAAATATGTTTGGAGGCGCAATTACAACATCCTAACTTTCTTTCCAAACGCCTATAACTACCTCTCACATTATAGATTTTAATGGTCGGGGGTGCAACAGGCTTCCCTTGCACCTCCTTCATCAGCTGACATGATATCCGAGCCTCTTAGACCAAGTGAAAAGAAGAAAACAACAAACCTGGCTTGTAAAAGACAGAGAGACCAAAATCTGTAGCTTTAAGAGGGGATTGTTCATCCTTATTAAGCAAAAGGAAATTTTCAGGCTTAAGATCTCTATGAATAACACCCATAGAATGACAAGTATGAACAATCTGAACGATAGTTCTAAGCAAAGAAGCAGCGGCTCTTTCTGTATAATGACCCTTAGCGATAATCCGGTCGAAAAGTTCGCCTCCGGCACACAACTCCATCACCAAATGAACAGAATGTTTATCCTCATATGCTCCTTTGAGTTCAACAATGTTTGGTTGTCCTGTTAAATGGTGCATGATTTGAACCTCTCTTTTCACATCTTCTACATCTTCTTTGTTTATTAGTTTTCTTTTTGCTATGGTTTTGCAAGCAAATTGCTCTCCTGTTGTCTGTCAAATATTTAATTAGAGAAGATATGAATTTGTGTGCTCAATAACGATAAGTTTATCAGAGTAATACAtataatcaatcaattaatGTACCAGGAGTACGTTAGAATTTCTCTTATTTAGAAACACACTAAAATTTTGTATATAACACACATTAGGTAAAGAATTTTAAACTAATGTTTTGTCAAATCCACTAGTATGTTCTTTATATTATAGAATCGTCttgaaagtaaaaaaaaacaaattgattttatgaaaaaataaataaaacatatttaGCTAGGAAGGGTTAGGAAAGTGAGtggtaataataaaaaaatgaattttttttttgtcaatttaatattttaggTCAATTGGTTTCATTACATAATTTTAGAGTTTTTTGAGATTAAATGGTTGAAGATTCAAATACATACTGATAATTCTATTTATTCGTAAAAATTAACATATGATAAGATGAATATGTATTATAACATTTTAGGTcaattgattgattgaaaaagaagaagaagattatttaaaataattattaattgttaaataaatatttgatatgCATTTAACGTGCAAAAACTCTCAAAATTGATGATAAAATCGGGCAAATTAAAAAGATACAAAAAAGTTTAAAGACCGGTTTAAATTATTTAATCTAACTAATTAAGATTGACTTTGATCTTGTAAGGATCTCAGATTATATAAGTTAAAGAATTTGAGTTTGAACACTAATTTCTTTCAGTAGATTTTAATTGGAAAAGAGATCACCTCAAAAGTATTTGATCATAATGAACCGAGTAATCAGATTCACATACTAAAAGAAACTTGTTtggaagaattttttttatatcaagtgatgctttgactctatGCAATCACGATCTATAACAGGAATGATCCTGGGTGTATGCGTCAGGTGTTTTGGTATCGCATAAAGTAATTACGGAATAGTTACCTTGTTTGTACATAAATGAGTAACACCAAATTGTCCTCTTCCCAATTCTTTACCCATGCTATAGATTGATTTGACATCCTCCATCGGCCGACCTAAAACGGACCCTATAGCAGCCCCTTTTGATTGCTTATTCGTGGACGGCGAGGGGGAAGTAGCGGTCTTGGGTGGCGTGGTGGATGAATTATCTTGACCGGAATTGTTGCCAACATTATCATTACTATTACTTTCATTATTTTTACTACTAGTTTGAACTAACGATCCTCCCTTTTCATTTTCCGCTTCCGCCGCTTCCCCCGGTTCGCCACGAGAGCAACAATTGCCCATTGTGGTACGggaataaaaaatatgaaagagAGGTTGTGCGGTGGTGACGGAggtgggaggaggaggaggaggaaatgGTGGGGGTGGTGGCCGTAATTGCTTTTAAGAAGGCAAATTCCTTCAACTCTTAATGGAGAAAATTATAAACATGTATAGAGGAACACAAGATAGTTATTTTGTCAAGGTGGAAAAAGATAGGACACAGATTAGATTTTTGGTGTAATAAACATATGATTGATTAGGAGGATTTTTAGGAGAATTAATTATAACTTAATGTTGAACTAGTCTTCATTTAGAGTTTGAAAATTTTagattggggtaaattacacccatggccactaaactttatccattttcatattatggccactgaacttcatttcttcctggtatggccactgaattttacactttttaacactggtgtccactcaacgcctcaaaacgaccgttgacggctaaaaataaaaaatccaatgagttaataatattctaaggaactttaattct
The sequence above is drawn from the Euphorbia lathyris chromosome 6, ddEupLath1.1, whole genome shotgun sequence genome and encodes:
- the LOC136232593 gene encoding calcium-dependent protein kinase 17-like; translation: MGNCCSRGEPGEAAEAENEKGGSLVQTSSKNNESNSNDNVGNNSGQDNSSTTPPKTATSPSPSTNKQSKGAAIGSVLGRPMEDVKSIYSMGKELGRGQFGVTHLCTNKTTGEQFACKTIAKRKLINKEDVEDVKREVQIMHHLTGQPNIVELKGAYEDKHSVHLVMELCAGGELFDRIIAKGHYTERAAASLLRTIVQIVHTCHSMGVIHRDLKPENFLLLNKDEQSPLKATDFGLSVFYKPGEVFKDIVGSAYYIAPEVLKRRYGPEADIWSIGVMLYILLCGVPPFWAESEHGIFNAILRGHIDFSTDPWPAISPQAKDLVRKMLNSDPKQRLTAIQVLSHPWIKEDGEAPDTPLDCAVLSRLKQFKAMNKFKKVALRVIAGCLSEEEIMGLKEMFKGIDSDNSGTITLEELKHGLAKQGTKLSEYEVKQLLEAADADGNGTIDYDEFITATMHMNRMDREEHLYTAFQHFDKDNSGYITMDELEQVLREFGMHDGRDIKEVISEVDADNDGNINYDEFVAMMKKGNPEANPKKRRDDVFV